CGGGCTGATTCTGGACCGCTTCGGTGTAACCCGAGTGGGGCGCTGGGGAGCATTACTGTGGGGTGTGGCATCCACCCTGACCGCCTGTGCCGGCGGCTTTGGCGGCATTTTTGCAGCGCGCGCCCTGCTTGGGGTAGCCGAGGCACCTGGATTTCCCGTCAGCGCCAAGGCCACCGGCTATTGGTTTCCGCGCCGCGAGCGCGCCATGGCCACCGCCATTTTCGATGCCGCGGCCAAGTTTTCCAATGTCATCGGCGTGCCGCTGGTAGCCCTTACCGTGGTGCACCTGGGCTGGCGCTGGGGTTTTGGCCTCACCGCCCTGCTCAGCCTGGCTTACTTCGTGGCCTTTACCCTGATTTATCGGGACCCCAGCCAGGACAGCAAACTGTCTGACAGCGAATACCGCTACATCGTGGACGGTGGTGCCGCAGTGGAAGGCATGGGCCAGACCGGTTCGCTGGCCATGCTGGGATACCTGCTACAGCAGCGCAAGGTGTGGGGCTTGTCCATTGGCTTTGCCGCCTATGGCTATGTGTTCTATCTGTTTTTGACCTGGCTGCCCGGCTATCTGGTGCAGACCATGCACATGAGCATCCTGAAGTCGGCCAGCTATGCGGCCATTCCCTGGATATTCGCCACCCTGTCGGATCTGCTGGTGGGTGGCTGGCTGATCGACCACCTGATTGCCCGCGGCCATGACGAAACCCGTGTCCGCAAGGGCGTGCTGCTGGGTGGCATGCTGCTGGGGCTGGCAGTATTCGGCACAACAAGCACTACGGACCCGAACATAGCCATCATCTGGATCACCATCGCACTGAGCGGCCTGGCGGCTGCCGCGCCGGTTGGCTGGTCGCTCCCCTCCTTGATTGCCCCGCGCGGTGGCACCGGTACCGTGGGTGGCATCATGAATTTTGCCAATAACATGATGGGAGCCATCGCTCCTATCGTCACCGGTTACATCGTTGGCAGCACCCACTCGTTTACCAATGCCTTTCTGGTAGCCGGGGTGATGCTGATCATCGGTGTGATCGCCTTTGTCTTCCTGCTGGGGCGTATCGAAGCCATTCCCGAGCCCGCCACCAAAACGGTCTGCCAAGCAAGACAGCAAGGCTGACAGCCCGGCTATATTGTGTGTTGCCAACGACCCGCCTGCCGGGTCGTTTTGCTGTCAAGGCGTCACCGCCTGCTTCTGCAGCCAGTTTCCTTAAAGCCAGCAGGCTGCAAACATCGTGCCGGCACTGACCTTTCAACCGGGCTGATTCCAGCCACCAGATCAGTCAATCACTCCCGCCACACGCAGCCTGAACAAGGAGTCATCATGGAACAACATCAAACTACCGTTTTCATCTACAACACCCACGCCGAAGCCGAACAGGCCATCCGCATCCTGGATCGCGCCGGTTTCGACATCAAGCAGCTGTCCATTATTGGCAAGGGTTATCACAGCGAAGAACACCCGGTAGGTTTCTACACCACGGGTGAAAAAATCAAAACCTGGGGTGGAGTTGGTGCATTCTGGGGCGGCTTGTGGGGCCTGCTGTTTGCTCCGGCAGTCTTTCTGCTGCCAGGTGTCGGTCTGGTGGCCATGGCCGGGCCCATTGTCACCACACTGGTCAGTGCCGTGGAGGGGGCCGTTGTCGTGGGTGGAATTTCCGCACTAGCCGCGGCGTTGAGCAAGCTTGGTGTCAGGAAGGAAGACGCAGTGGAATATGAATCTGCACTCAAGGCAGACAAATATGTTCTGCTAGTGCATGGTTCAGCCGCCGAGCATGACAAAGCCCAGACCATTCTGAGCAATGCCGACGCCTGGAAAACAAGCTGATCGCCAAGGCCGTTGCCGGGCAACACCCTCGGCAGCGGCCTGATGTTCAATCCAGCGCCTGCAGCAGTTTTACCTGTACGGGCGCTGCCAGCTTGTCTGCCACCCAGTTGCGATAGGCCTGGTAGTGCTGCGAAGCACGATGCGCCTCAACGGCAGCCATGTCCTGATAGCGTTCGAACACATGCAGCATCACTGCATTCTCCTCTTCCTGCAGCACCTGATACAGCTGGCAGCCGGGCTCGGCCAGACTATCGCGCTGCATGCCGCGCATGGCATCACGTACGGCAGCCACGGTTTCGGGTTTGCATTGCAGCGTGGCAAAGATGAAGACGCTCATGATCACTCCTTCTGGCGATAGTCGATGGAACTGAAAGCAGCATTTTACTTGACTGCACACTGGCAGTACTGCGTTGTTGATGGAAATTGCACCCGAAACCGATCACAAAACATGGCTCTGACTACAGCGCAAAACCTAGCAACCGCTTGCTGGCATGTCGCCGCAGAGGCTGGTATTGTGACCATTTGATGCACCGCATCAGCAGAACAATACGGGAGAAACTGACGATGAAACAACGCGATATCGTGGTCCTGAGCGCAGTGCGCTCGGCTATTGGCGCATTTGGCGGCGCACTGAGCCACCTAGAGCCCGCCGACCTTGGTGGCTTGGTGATGAAGGAAGCCGTTGCCCGCTCGGGTGTGGATGCCAGCCTGATCCACCATGTCACGGTAGGTAACTGCATCCCTACCGAAAGCCGCTACGCCTACGTCGCCCGGCTGGCCTCCATTGCCGCTGGCCTGCCGATGGAGTCGGTTGCCATGGCAGTCAACCGCCTGTGCGGCTCCGGCCTGCAGGCTGTTGTCTCCAGCGCCCAGGCCATCATGCTGGGTGACTGCGACTATGCCATCGGCGGCGGGGTAGAAGTCATGTCCCGTGGCGGTTACCTGCTACCACAGCTACGCAGCGGTGCACGCATGGGCGACGTGAAGGCGCTGGACATGATGACCGCGGCGCTCACTGATCCCTTCGGTGTCGGCCACATGGGCATTACCGCAGAAAACCTGGTGGAAAAATGGCAGCTGACACGTGAAGAACAAGATCAGTTCGCCCTTGTCTCGCAACAGCGTGCCGCGGCGGCAATTGCCGATGGTCGCTTTGCCTCGCAAATCGTCCCCATCGTCAGCCAGACCCGCAAGGGCGAGGTGGTATTCGATACCGACGAACACCCTCGCGCCACCACACCGGACTCACTGGCCAAGATGAAACCGGCCTTCAAAAAGGATGGCTCGGTTACCGCCGGCAACGCCTCCGGCATCAATGACGGTGCCGCCTTCCTGGTACTGGCCAGTGCCGATGCTGCAGCAGCAGCCGGTCACCATCCGATGGCGCGCATTGTGTCTTATGCGGTATGCGGCGTTCCCAATCACATCATGGGCGAAGGCCCGATTCCGGCCACCCGCGCCGCGCTGCAACGCGCCGGCCTGAGTCTGGAGCAGATGGACGTAATCGAATCCAACGAAGCCTTTGCTGCGCAATCGCTGGCAGTGTGCAAGGGGCTGGGGCTGGATCCGGCACGCTGCAACACCAACGGTGGGGCCATCGCACTTGGTCACCCGGTGGGTGCCAGCGGCGGTGTGATTGCCACCAAGGCGCTATACGAGTTGCAGCGCATCAATGGACGTTATGCACTGGCTACCATGTGTATTGGCGGTGGCCAGGGTATTGCCGTCATTTTCGAACGGCTCTGATTCTCCCGACCAGATATCAGCCTGCACCGCCCGCCAGCCGGGCGGTTTTTCATTGTGCCGTCTGCGCTAGCGCAAGCTAGGCTGCAATCTCTGCCGTAATCTGCTTTCTTTCCATATAAAATCAGATAATTATCCCGGCATAATCAAACCATAGCCGGTATAGGCCACGCGCCCGTCAAGCTCATGACAGACCTCATACCGGAAGGTAGCCATGGCAATACGCAAAGCACTGCTGCTGTTGCTGCTCCTGTTTGTCACTCAGGGACAGGCTGCGCCTGCAGCACAAAACTGGGATGGACCAAGAGATGGCCCAGCGCGTCAGCCCGGCCATTATCTGGTGACCTTCATCGCCCAGGATCTGCGCAATGGTGGTATCGGTGGTAGTTATCGCGCCTTTGCCAGTGCAGCCCGTGTACTGGGCTGGCAGATTCAGATGCTGGATGCACAGGGCAGCGATGTACTGCTGCACAAGGCATTTGCCAGCGCGATTGCCAGCCGCAGCAACGGCATCATCCTGGGCGGTTTTGAAGCAAGCGAGCTGGCAGAGGAAGTAGCTGCAGCCCAACGTGAGCACATCGTGCTGCTGGGCTGGCATGCAGCGTCCCGGCCTGGCGTGGTGCCGGGTCTGTTTTTCAATGTCAGTACCGACCCGCAAGAAGTAGCCCGCCGCGCCGCCAACCATGTCATCCAGCAAAGCGCTGGTAAGGCTGGCGTTGTCATTTTCAATGACGAGCGCTTCGACATTGCCAATAGCAAGACCCGCTACATGCAGGAACTGATTGAACACTGCAGCGGCTGCAAGCTGCTTGCCGTCCAGAACATTCCAATCAACCGGG
The sequence above is drawn from the Aquitalea denitrificans genome and encodes:
- a CDS encoding MFS transporter; its protein translation is MTTQNKQRNHTQRRWRIGGLLGIGVLVNYFDRISLSVAAPQLQQEFHLSSSDLGLLFSAFFWTYALLQIPTGLILDRFGVTRVGRWGALLWGVASTLTACAGGFGGIFAARALLGVAEAPGFPVSAKATGYWFPRRERAMATAIFDAAAKFSNVIGVPLVALTVVHLGWRWGFGLTALLSLAYFVAFTLIYRDPSQDSKLSDSEYRYIVDGGAAVEGMGQTGSLAMLGYLLQQRKVWGLSIGFAAYGYVFYLFLTWLPGYLVQTMHMSILKSASYAAIPWIFATLSDLLVGGWLIDHLIARGHDETRVRKGVLLGGMLLGLAVFGTTSTTDPNIAIIWITIALSGLAAAAPVGWSLPSLIAPRGGTGTVGGIMNFANNMMGAIAPIVTGYIVGSTHSFTNAFLVAGVMLIIGVIAFVFLLGRIEAIPEPATKTVCQARQQG
- a CDS encoding DUF1269 domain-containing protein; translation: MEQHQTTVFIYNTHAEAEQAIRILDRAGFDIKQLSIIGKGYHSEEHPVGFYTTGEKIKTWGGVGAFWGGLWGLLFAPAVFLLPGVGLVAMAGPIVTTLVSAVEGAVVVGGISALAAALSKLGVRKEDAVEYESALKADKYVLLVHGSAAEHDKAQTILSNADAWKTS
- a CDS encoding putative quinol monooxygenase is translated as MSVFIFATLQCKPETVAAVRDAMRGMQRDSLAEPGCQLYQVLQEEENAVMLHVFERYQDMAAVEAHRASQHYQAYRNWVADKLAAPVQVKLLQALD
- a CDS encoding acetyl-CoA C-acyltransferase family protein, which produces MKQRDIVVLSAVRSAIGAFGGALSHLEPADLGGLVMKEAVARSGVDASLIHHVTVGNCIPTESRYAYVARLASIAAGLPMESVAMAVNRLCGSGLQAVVSSAQAIMLGDCDYAIGGGVEVMSRGGYLLPQLRSGARMGDVKALDMMTAALTDPFGVGHMGITAENLVEKWQLTREEQDQFALVSQQRAAAAIADGRFASQIVPIVSQTRKGEVVFDTDEHPRATTPDSLAKMKPAFKKDGSVTAGNASGINDGAAFLVLASADAAAAAGHHPMARIVSYAVCGVPNHIMGEGPIPATRAALQRAGLSLEQMDVIESNEAFAAQSLAVCKGLGLDPARCNTNGGAIALGHPVGASGGVIATKALYELQRINGRYALATMCIGGGQGIAVIFERL
- a CDS encoding substrate-binding domain-containing protein, yielding MAIRKALLLLLLLFVTQGQAAPAAQNWDGPRDGPARQPGHYLVTFIAQDLRNGGIGGSYRAFASAARVLGWQIQMLDAQGSDVLLHKAFASAIASRSNGIILGGFEASELAEEVAAAQREHIVLLGWHAASRPGVVPGLFFNVSTDPQEVARRAANHVIQQSAGKAGVVIFNDERFDIANSKTRYMQELIEHCSGCKLLAVQNIPINRADQRMEATVRQLNQRYGRQWTHTLAINDVYFDEMNYPLLHAGRTDIRNVSAGDGSSKAINRIRAGLSQQMATVAEPLGVQGWQLADEMNRAFANARPSGYVSKPILITRELLQQLGQQEIDAALPYQQAYRAIWQLH